One window from the genome of uncultured Tateyamaria sp. encodes:
- a CDS encoding LysR substrate-binding domain-containing protein: MPPLRALSVFAVLAASDRHKDAAKSLGVTTSAVSQQIRILEDWFGTALFDRNVRTPVLTPTGRTLFQTVEPPLTRISAYCRAMRRAARDTSLVVSAPAAFLSHRLIPHLGSFWDAHPGIEVDVRVAASYDAPVDLHDVDVAIRFCDTPVPGRAIGRSGWSAFCRPDTYEALGRPTSVADLEDATLLHEAIYNFWPQEFALAGLDVPSGISFRGVGDANLVLSAVLAGNAVALLPTELAWQFARQGALVSLFRAAIEPEASYVAIYDRDVPGVSINKLIDHIENEGL; encoded by the coding sequence ATGCCGCCCTTGCGCGCCCTGAGCGTATTTGCCGTGCTTGCTGCGTCGGACCGACACAAGGACGCGGCAAAGTCCCTTGGTGTGACCACGTCTGCGGTGAGCCAGCAGATTCGGATTTTGGAAGACTGGTTCGGCACGGCCCTGTTTGACCGCAACGTGAGAACCCCTGTTCTGACGCCGACAGGCCGTACCCTGTTCCAAACGGTAGAGCCGCCACTGACCCGGATCTCTGCCTATTGCCGGGCCATGCGCCGCGCGGCGCGCGACACCTCGCTTGTTGTCAGCGCACCGGCCGCTTTTCTGTCGCATCGGTTGATCCCGCATCTCGGGTCCTTTTGGGACGCACATCCCGGGATCGAGGTCGATGTGCGTGTGGCCGCCAGCTATGACGCCCCCGTTGATCTGCACGATGTCGATGTGGCCATCCGGTTTTGCGACACCCCGGTGCCGGGCCGCGCGATCGGTCGGTCCGGTTGGAGTGCGTTTTGCCGCCCAGATACCTACGAGGCGCTGGGCCGCCCGACATCCGTGGCGGACCTCGAGGACGCGACGTTGCTGCATGAGGCAATATACAACTTCTGGCCGCAGGAATTCGCCTTGGCGGGTTTGGATGTTCCGTCCGGCATATCGTTTCGTGGGGTCGGGGATGCCAACCTTGTGCTGTCCGCTGTGTTGGCGGGAAACGCTGTTGCGCTGCTGCCGACTGAATTGGCGTGGCAATTTGCCCGACAGGGTGCCCTGGTGTCCCTGTTCCGCGCGGCAATCGAACCTGAGGCAAGCTATGTCGCCATCTATGACCGGGACGTTCCGGGTGTTTCGATCAACAAATTGATCGATCACATTGAAAACGAAGGTCTCTAG